A section of the Bacillus sp. HSf4 genome encodes:
- a CDS encoding YueH family protein, with the protein MKIRKANIINQKEMITDVYLHENKQQFHTLVAVPQLEWSTLISYEEEKAELIQKLNASLANIAEKEAAEELSQKIAHWVTEM; encoded by the coding sequence TTGAAAATAAGGAAAGCCAACATCATCAATCAAAAAGAAATGATCACAGATGTATATCTTCATGAAAACAAACAGCAGTTTCATACGCTTGTGGCAGTGCCGCAATTGGAATGGAGCACGCTGATCTCATATGAAGAAGAAAAGGCGGAACTCATTCAAAAACTGAATGCTTCCTTGGCCAACATCGCAGAAAAAGAGGCCGCTGAAGAGCTTTCCCAAAAAATCGCGCATTGGGTGACGGAAATGTAG